A genome region from Solanum pennellii chromosome 12, SPENNV200 includes the following:
- the LOC107005884 gene encoding WAT1-related protein At1g09380-like isoform X3, with translation MKKKGSDLLPFIAMVIVQVGYAGSNVVTKLVMDTGMHPFVQTAYRPIFATISIAPFAYFLERKTRPKLTLSVFFQIFLCSIIGLEKLGLKSLAGQAKLIGTIVCVGGAMLLSLYRGPVLIGQLGFHWKYAENTTNDKDINSTHTNFILGPFILIISSITYALWLTIQARVNEKYAAPYSSTLLMFFMASFQCMIISFCVVPKAYEWALNPIRAISVVYNGTVCSSLALYLSSWCIERKGPLYVSMFNPLLLVIASFLSWILLREKLYLGIVVGSILTVVGLYGFLWGQKKEMEQSKNEIEEEDNKADLELQL, from the exons atgaagaaaaaaggtaGTGATTTGTTGCCATTTATAGCAATGGTGATTGTACAAGTTGGCTATGCTGGATCAAATGTTGTGACAAAACTAGTCATGGATACTGGTATGCACCCTTTTGTTCAGACAGCATACAGGCCTATATTTGCCACCATTTCAATTGCACCCTTTGCTTACTTCTTGGAgag GAAAACAAGACCAAAGTTGACACTATctgtattttttcaaattttcttgtgTTCCATTATCGG GCTTGAAAAATTGGGACTAAAAAGTTTAGCAGGACAAGCCAAATTGATTGGAACTATCGTGTGTGTTGGAGGGGCTATGTTATTGTCATTGTATCGTGGACCTGTACTGATTGGCCAATTGGGATTTCACTGGAAATATGCTGAAAACACTACTAATGACAAGGATATCAATTCTACCCATACCAATTTCATTTTGGGACCTTTTATACTCATAATCAGCAGTATTACCTATGCATTATGGTTAACCATTcaa GCAAGAGTGAATGAGAAGTATGCAGCTCCATATTCAAGCACCCTTTTGATGTTCTTCATGGCAAGTTTCCAGTGCATGATTATCAGTTTTTGTGTGGTACCAAAAGCTTATGAATGGGCTTTAAATCCCATTAGAGCTATCTCTGTTGTTTATAAT GGAACTGTGTGCTCTTCACTAGCATTATACTTAAGCTCTTGGTGTATTGAAAGGAAAGGTCCTTTATATGTCTCAATGTTCAATCCGTTGTTACTTGTTATTGCTTCCTTTCTTAGTTGGATTCTGCTGAGAGAGAAATTATACCTTGGAAT AGTGGTGGGGTCAATCTTGACAGTTGTTGGACTCTATGGTTTTCTTTGGGGGCAGAAAAAGGAGATGGAACAAAGTAAAAATGAGATAGAGGAAGAGGACAATAAGGCTGACTTGGAATTGCagttataa
- the LOC107005884 gene encoding WAT1-related protein At1g09380-like isoform X2, protein MKKKGSDLLPFIAMVIVQVGYAGSNVVTKLVMDTGMHPFVQTAYRPIFATISIAPFAYFLERKTRPKLTLSVFFQIFLCSIIGVTANQYTFCIGLKYTTPTIVSALDNLIPAFTFLLAILFGLEKLGLKSLAGQAKLIGTIVCVGGAMLLSLYRGPVLIGQLGFHWKYAENTTNDKDINSTHTNFILGPFILIISSITYALWLTIQARVNEKYAAPYSSTLLMFFMASFQCMIISFCVVPKAYEWALNPIRAISVVYNGTVCSSLALYLSSWCIERKGPLYVSMFNPLLLVIASFLSWILLREKLYLGMTEFQSGYSWL, encoded by the exons atgaagaaaaaaggtaGTGATTTGTTGCCATTTATAGCAATGGTGATTGTACAAGTTGGCTATGCTGGATCAAATGTTGTGACAAAACTAGTCATGGATACTGGTATGCACCCTTTTGTTCAGACAGCATACAGGCCTATATTTGCCACCATTTCAATTGCACCCTTTGCTTACTTCTTGGAgag GAAAACAAGACCAAAGTTGACACTATctgtattttttcaaattttcttgtgTTCCATTATCGG AGTAACTGCAAACCAATATACATTTTGTATTGGGCTAAAATATACTACTCCGACAATTGTTTCCGCCCTCGATAATCTAATCCCAGCATTCACTTTTCTCCTAGCCATTTTATTCGG GCTTGAAAAATTGGGACTAAAAAGTTTAGCAGGACAAGCCAAATTGATTGGAACTATCGTGTGTGTTGGAGGGGCTATGTTATTGTCATTGTATCGTGGACCTGTACTGATTGGCCAATTGGGATTTCACTGGAAATATGCTGAAAACACTACTAATGACAAGGATATCAATTCTACCCATACCAATTTCATTTTGGGACCTTTTATACTCATAATCAGCAGTATTACCTATGCATTATGGTTAACCATTcaa GCAAGAGTGAATGAGAAGTATGCAGCTCCATATTCAAGCACCCTTTTGATGTTCTTCATGGCAAGTTTCCAGTGCATGATTATCAGTTTTTGTGTGGTACCAAAAGCTTATGAATGGGCTTTAAATCCCATTAGAGCTATCTCTGTTGTTTATAAT GGAACTGTGTGCTCTTCACTAGCATTATACTTAAGCTCTTGGTGTATTGAAAGGAAAGGTCCTTTATATGTCTCAATGTTCAATCCGTTGTTACTTGTTATTGCTTCCTTTCTTAGTTGGATTCTGCTGAGAGAGAAATTATACCTTGGAAT Gactgagtttcaaagtggatattcatggttgtag
- the LOC107005884 gene encoding WAT1-related protein At1g09380-like isoform X1 — MKKKGSDLLPFIAMVIVQVGYAGSNVVTKLVMDTGMHPFVQTAYRPIFATISIAPFAYFLERKTRPKLTLSVFFQIFLCSIIGVTANQYTFCIGLKYTTPTIVSALDNLIPAFTFLLAILFGLEKLGLKSLAGQAKLIGTIVCVGGAMLLSLYRGPVLIGQLGFHWKYAENTTNDKDINSTHTNFILGPFILIISSITYALWLTIQARVNEKYAAPYSSTLLMFFMASFQCMIISFCVVPKAYEWALNPIRAISVVYNGTVCSSLALYLSSWCIERKGPLYVSMFNPLLLVIASFLSWILLREKLYLGIVVGSILTVVGLYGFLWGQKKEMEQSKNEIEEEDNKADLELQL, encoded by the exons atgaagaaaaaaggtaGTGATTTGTTGCCATTTATAGCAATGGTGATTGTACAAGTTGGCTATGCTGGATCAAATGTTGTGACAAAACTAGTCATGGATACTGGTATGCACCCTTTTGTTCAGACAGCATACAGGCCTATATTTGCCACCATTTCAATTGCACCCTTTGCTTACTTCTTGGAgag GAAAACAAGACCAAAGTTGACACTATctgtattttttcaaattttcttgtgTTCCATTATCGG AGTAACTGCAAACCAATATACATTTTGTATTGGGCTAAAATATACTACTCCGACAATTGTTTCCGCCCTCGATAATCTAATCCCAGCATTCACTTTTCTCCTAGCCATTTTATTCGG GCTTGAAAAATTGGGACTAAAAAGTTTAGCAGGACAAGCCAAATTGATTGGAACTATCGTGTGTGTTGGAGGGGCTATGTTATTGTCATTGTATCGTGGACCTGTACTGATTGGCCAATTGGGATTTCACTGGAAATATGCTGAAAACACTACTAATGACAAGGATATCAATTCTACCCATACCAATTTCATTTTGGGACCTTTTATACTCATAATCAGCAGTATTACCTATGCATTATGGTTAACCATTcaa GCAAGAGTGAATGAGAAGTATGCAGCTCCATATTCAAGCACCCTTTTGATGTTCTTCATGGCAAGTTTCCAGTGCATGATTATCAGTTTTTGTGTGGTACCAAAAGCTTATGAATGGGCTTTAAATCCCATTAGAGCTATCTCTGTTGTTTATAAT GGAACTGTGTGCTCTTCACTAGCATTATACTTAAGCTCTTGGTGTATTGAAAGGAAAGGTCCTTTATATGTCTCAATGTTCAATCCGTTGTTACTTGTTATTGCTTCCTTTCTTAGTTGGATTCTGCTGAGAGAGAAATTATACCTTGGAAT AGTGGTGGGGTCAATCTTGACAGTTGTTGGACTCTATGGTTTTCTTTGGGGGCAGAAAAAGGAGATGGAACAAAGTAAAAATGAGATAGAGGAAGAGGACAATAAGGCTGACTTGGAATTGCagttataa